The genomic segment GGCCGCCTGAAATTCATTATATACCATATAGAAAAGATGAGATAACATACCCTGAAAGCGACGGCAGGCCAATGGCGGATAATACAAAGCAGTTTAACTGGATTGTAAAAATCAAGGAAGGTCTGGAGGTGATGTTTGCAGACAGACCAGATGTTTTTGTTGCCGGAGACCTGCTCTGGTATCCGGTCAAAGGGGATAATAAAAAAAGAGCAGCTCCTGATGCAATGGTGGTATTTGGAAGACCAAAGGGACACCGGGGAGCATACATTCAATATAAAGAGGAAGATATTGCCCCCCAGGTAGTTTTTGAGGTGCTGTCACCTGGAAATACAAAAGCAGAAATGAAAAAAAAGCTGGGATTTTACAGGCAATATGGTGTTGAAGAATATTATATTTATGATCCTGATAATATCACCTTTGAAGGCTGGCTTCGTACCAGCGGGAAACTTTTGAAAATTAAAAAAATTCAGGGATGGACAAGCCCCCGCTTAGGTATCAGATTTGAGCTTACGGATGAGGAACTTTTTATATATCGGCCTGATGGTCAGAAGTTTTTAAGTTTTGTTGAGACAGAAGAAAAAGCGGTCAAAGCTCAAAAACAGGCTGAAAAGGAAAGAATACAAAGGGAACAAGCTCAAAAACAGGCTGAAAAGGCTGAAGCACTTGCAAATCAGGAGAAAAAGAGAGCAGAAATGCTGGCAGAAAAATTAATAAAACTTGGAATATCTCTTGATGATTTATGATTATTATAACAATATGAAAATTTTAAAATTAAAACATAAAACCTTTTACCTGTCTTTTATTTTCCTGGTTATGTTGATTTTTACATCATGTACAAAACTTTATAGTTTTACTGCAAAAAATGAATGCGTAATTTTATTACACGGTATGGGCAGAACATCTTTTTCCATGAAAAAGCTGGATAAATTTTTATCAGGCCGTGGGTACAAAACCGTCAATCTCGGTTATCCTTCTACCAGG from the Desulfonema limicola genome contains:
- a CDS encoding Uma2 family endonuclease produces the protein MPASIQALERQGPPEIHYIPYRKDEITYPESDGRPMADNTKQFNWIVKIKEGLEVMFADRPDVFVAGDLLWYPVKGDNKKRAAPDAMVVFGRPKGHRGAYIQYKEEDIAPQVVFEVLSPGNTKAEMKKKLGFYRQYGVEEYYIYDPDNITFEGWLRTSGKLLKIKKIQGWTSPRLGIRFELTDEELFIYRPDGQKFLSFVETEEKAVKAQKQAEKERIQREQAQKQAEKAEALANQEKKRAEMLAEKLIKLGISLDDL